aagaaatctctgttgGTCAGGTTAAAGCTGAGCCCCTGTAGGAGCCACCGTTTCTCTTCTGCCACCTCCCTTCTCTCTGGACTTGGCAGCAGATGGGACTCCTGGTATGTCCCCCAGCTTTGGAAGTCCCCATCTTTCCTTCATGCATTAAACACATCTGCCCCCCCGGATTACAGCCTGAATGCCTGTCTGCCCCGTTGCTGCCACACACCGGGTCCATCACGTCACAGCTCAGTGCTGCCTGGCCGTCACTGCCTTTGtgcgggcagcagcagggctggattAGCCCTGCACGCATGAGCGGGCTAACCCCACCGGGCAGGCAGTGGGATTTGCTGCTCCCCATCTCCCAGCCATGCTCGACAGCCTGCTCTGAAAAGGAGACCTCAGGCCTCTGTCACTGCTAATCCCCTTGCACGTGGGCTGCTGGCCAGCGGCTCCTATATAGACCCCTCTGACCGCGCACCCAGGCGGGTCTGCGGCACAGGGGCAGGCGAGCGGGATGGCATTGCGGGTAAGCACTGGGGACAGGATCCAGCACAGCCTGGTCTGTCTGAGGGGTGACGGCACGGGGTCAGGCAGTGGATAAAGGAAAGCGGCACAAACAACGGCAagaaaggcagagcagagccagaaaTCCTGAAGGATGTGGGGATGCTATTTGCAGTGCTGCTCTTCTATTTCAGTCCAGTCCAGGCTATTGCAAAGCTGTGAGCTTCATGGCTTTCAATAAAGGGCAAtaggacagatttttttcacctCGGTTCTACCGGGGCTGGTCTGAGATAATGCTGCCCTGATGGCAGCACTTCTGTCTTGGAGGGTTTAAGCTGAGACCAAAACACAACCCATGCTTTAGCAAAGGAGACCTGTGCTTCGCTATCCGTCTCCGCtgggacagccagcagcaaagAGGGAACTGCCCTTTCCTGTGCATGTGGTGTGTCTTTTGCTGGGGTGGTTGTAATGATGACAAGTTAAGGGTCAAGGCAAGGTGAACCTGGGTGCTGCCATCACCACTTGGTGTTTGAAACTGTATCATTAGCTCCATCAGCTCTCTGCGTTTCACAGGGTTGAACACTGGTGTGGTCAGAGCCTTTGAATGACCACGTGCAGGTTCCTAAAGCCACCCTCCAAAAGTAGTTGGGCAGAAGTGCATGAGGTTGGCCTTCGCCATGTCTCAGCTCCTGCCCCAAAATGTGCATATCCCCAAAATGTATTGGAAATGGGAAATCatggcagagaaagaaacaggggAATGAAAGTCCTGAGCTGTagggcaggacaggcaggcaTGCAGCTAGCAGTGGAGATGCCAAGGCTGGAGAGATTTTCCCAGTGTAAGCAATAAGTCTGGGAGATGAGGATGCTCAGAAATGCAAGATCATTAGAGTGCTAAAAAATGTGGGGTGAAATGGCAAGCAGTTCTTATTAAAATGAGTTATTTAATAAAACCATGAATTATTCAAAAAGGAACACTTTCCAGCTCATTTTATGCAAGTTTAACCTTGGTGATGGGGGGAGCAGGTGGAATGGGGGATCAGGCAGGAGCTCGTGGGAAGAGTCACCCATGTAACGCTGGATGAGGGCAGGCTGGATGCCACATTACACCCATTCCTTGACCAGTCCTTGTCTTTCACACCCTGCTTCAAAGCATCACAGAGATTTCTGCTTTGGATTTTGTATTgcccaggcagggagaggagcagagcgTCTTTGTGTCAATGTGACAATGGAGGCATTGAAGttgttctttaatttttgcTCTGTGATCCCACCCAGCTCTTTAGAAAAGACCTTGGGGGAGCAAATCCCACCTCATCAACTGGATGTTGTAGCAACTTCATTTCTTATCAATTTAGAGCCCCTGAGATTATTTAGGAGTGAGAAaaaggcaggggcagagagTGTGCCTGCATGTtaagtggaaagaaaggagaagacaaATAAGAGGGTGAGAAAGATGGAGAAGTGTAAGGGATGAGCGAGGCCGTGCACCTCTCCCACCTTGCCATGCTTCATGATCACCTCCTTGCCGGCAGTTCGAGGCCCTGTACCCAGAGGGGATGTGTCCTGGTTGGAGCATCGTGGTCAAGGGCGAGACCAGTTCCCGTACAAGCATGTAAGGACATGCTCTGCTTGCAACTCTCCTGGCTCGCAAGAGCCAGCACCATCACTCCACAGCTCTCCATCACTTCTTTCTCTCACTGTCTTAGgtttgaaattaatttgctcTGTGACCCTGGAGACCAAATCGCTCTCCATTTTAACCCCCGCTTCTCCAGCTCCAGAATTGTCTGCAACTCCTTCCTCGCCAGCCactgggggaaggaagaggttAATAACACCTTCCCCTTCAAAGCAAAGGAGCCATTCCAGGTAACCCTGTGTCACCCCATGGGTCTCCTCGGGTGGGACAGGAGTGACCCAGACAGTACTGGGGTCTTCCTCATGGATCTAGCCATGCCTTTCCTGCCAGCACCATACCCAGTAACATCCCCTCTCTGGCTCTGTCCCCTGTTAGTATCTCTATTGTCCCTTGATTTGCTGCTGATTTACACCCAACTCTGGCACAGGCATGCAGAGCTCCAGCAATAATTCCTGGatgttgcatttgttttcactttagGCTTTGCATTACCACCAATTTGTGCTATCATGAAGTGAACAACTCAgttatttcctccttttgtcCAAAATGAGGGTGAGCGGTGTGTGTGTCAGCTTTGGCAGGATTTGAAGCGGGTTGTAGTTGCCTGTGCCCAGATCCGGGCACTCACTGACATGATGGCAGCAAGTCCAGTGAGGATGTGTGGCCACGTGGTGAACCTAACACAGTGTCTCTTTTAGGTTGAAATCTACTCTGACCGGGACTATTTCCACATTTTCATCGACGAAAACAAGATCTTGCAGTACAAGCATCGGCAGAAGCAGCTTTCATCCATCACCAAGCTGCAGATTCTCAATGATATTGCCATTTCTTCAGTGGAAATCACCAAACGAGGCCTTTACTAGAGACTGGAGTTGGGACAGTCTCGCAGCCCATTCCACTTAAGCTCTTGATCCAGCTGGAGACCatctcctccccttctccatccAACACATGTGACCACCAGCCGGGGAGATGGCTATGCATGTGTCCTTGTAGTGGAAAGGATGGTAATTCCCATCGCATGCCACTAAGGCAGGACCTAGCCATGTCACTAACTGTAGCCCAGATCATCAAAGACCTTCTGCCCCTATGCCTTAGGGTGCACAATGGGATTTGTAGGTCTTATCATCTTTGCTGTTGGACAGCCTGACAGATCAGGTCTACCTCAAGTAGTCCGGACACGTGAATGTTACCCTAGAAATTGTGTTTGCCCAAGATCAGGGTGTGAATTAGTGCTAGTCCTCAGCTGGCCATGTGGTAAAGGATGTAATGGGTGTGGATGTTAGGGATGGAAAGGCACATTTCTTTCCAGGAGCTGGGTAAAAATGCTACTGTATTTGCCAATAAAATCAAACAAGGAAATTCCTGATGAGATGTCCATCACTGGGCAGATCAATCGAGTTATTCATTCCCTGCAAATCTCCAGGCACATGGTATGAGCAAGGGCTGGTGACTGGGCAGGAGGACACAGGCTGAGGGTTGCTTGTTTTCAGCACTGGCAAAATAATGCTTTGAGGGGTAACATGAAATGAGGGTCCTATGTATGTGAATCAGGGTGATAAGATTCAACTTCCAAGATATTTCCAGAGATTCCTTCCACCAATTGAGAGATGTTTGCTTGGCCTGAGTCCCATCAACTCCAGGCTTGTTAGACAGACCCTAAGAGTGATGTAGTGGGTCAGAAAAGGGTAGAAGCTTAGAGACACATAAAAGCACGTGGTCCCTTCATCATGCACCAGAAATGCAGCTGGATTCCAAACAAAAGGGTCTGAGGAAATCAGGGTCTAGAAATTACGATAAGTTCAGAATGAACAAAGTGCCATTATTCCTGTGGATggtctctgttttttctctttactctGCATTcttgcttccttctctcctctgtttccattgtctttcaaaatcaaaacagtcCACTTGTCCCTTGCAccctcttctcttttccacCCTCTTCCTTGGAGCGCAACATATCTCCGTCTCCTTGACCAGGCCACAGCAGGCtaaaagatgttatttttactttgttttaattacacGCGTCATAAGAAGCGTAATGTCGCACTATTAAATCTGAACAGGAACTCACTCCAAAAATGCAATTACTGCTGCCCCCAAATCACTCCTTTGTTCCTCAGACATAAGACAGACCACATTCCTGATGCAAAAGGCAAAGATGATCCTGCCTTGTCAGTCCTTTCCATCAAGGAGAAATCATTTGGTAAGAAGTCAGTCCTTGCCTGTGGGTGGGATCTCTGAAGGTCACAGCTTTGCTCCAGCCTTTTCTCAATGCTTAAATTGGCCATTCCCAACTCTTCCCTCTATTTATAGTCTCAAGGACTTATGAGGAAGAGGTGGCCGCGTAGCCAACCACAACACAGGATGCCACAAAGTTGACATTTATGAATCTGCTAAAAAGTTTATAATGTTTTTCCAGgccataaagaaaaataactggaaACCATCCTGTTCATGTGGCAAAGAGCGCAACAAGAACACAAAATGGTCCCACACGGTACCTCCTCCCtccagaaagaacagaaaatacagttt
This sequence is a window from Pelecanus crispus isolate bPelCri1 chromosome 11, bPelCri1.pri, whole genome shotgun sequence. Protein-coding genes within it:
- the GRIFIN gene encoding grifin, whose product is MALRFEALYPEGMCPGWSIVVKGETSSRTSMFEINLLCDPGDQIALHFNPRFSSSRIVCNSFLASHWGKEEVNNTFPFKAKEPFQVEIYSDRDYFHIFIDENKILQYKHRQKQLSSITKLQILNDIAISSVEITKRGLY